A window of Phaseolus vulgaris cultivar G19833 chromosome 4, P. vulgaris v2.0, whole genome shotgun sequence genomic DNA:
CCCGCCAAGGGGTCGAGctgaaggaaggagagagggaaGTAGACCACtgaggcacaactttgtggtggagctcaaagacctcatcgttgtgcccaacatagcggacaggttgaggccaccagcGAAGCTTGACAAAATTCTGGGGCCCCACAAGGGAtcgtggtgcgaattccacgaagcatttggacatcatattaacaactgtttggcgctgggctatcagttggatgaacTTGTGAAGAGTGGCTTCCTAAAGGATTACCTTGCAGGGTCCACTACAACAGCAGCCACGGCAGTACAAGAGGAAGGCCAGGCACACGAGATGCCAGTCCATGGGGAGGTtcacaccatttctggtggATTTTCTGGAGAAGggcccactgcctctcaacgaAAAAAGTATGTGAGGTCAGTAAATTCAGTTGCAGAAGAATTTTTGGACGACCCTTGGGAATCAGACCTTGTGTTCACAAGGGTTGACCTACGGGATGTCgtcccgcacgacaatgaccccgtggtcatctcagtagttacagcaggaagaaaggtacatagggttctcgtcgaccagggcagttccgcagatgtcatgttctggacgacctttaacaagctacagttgtccccggACCTCTTTAGACCCTATACCGGATGCTTGTACGGGTTTGCAGATAACCTAGTGGAGGTACGTGGGTACTTGGAGCTGAGaacgacgttcactgatggaacgGCGTCACGTACCGAAAGTATCCGATACCTGGTGGTTAACGCCAACTCAGCctataacattttgttgggcagacccGCCCTAAATAGATTAAGGGCAGTACCTTCCActcgccacatgaagatgaagttgccagacCTTAGTGGCAaagtgatagtcatcaagtcagaccaggaAGAAGCccgaaagtgctatgagaatagtttAAAAACAAAGAAAGGCGTGGTAATGGTAATTGAACGATCACCCGTCTCAGGTTCGTCAGTAGAGCTAGAATCCGTAGAAGAGGCGATGCCCACGGAGTCCACGCCCGACGATGCTTCACCTATAGTGGCGATGCCTGTGGATGACGCATGCACAAAGGGAAGACGCCGTGGCGCCTCGCCTATGGAAGAAGTGTCAGAGGAGGCGACACCCGATGAGGCAACGCCTATGGAAGAGGATCCCGTGAACGAGTCTCGCCCGGCAAGCGTGCAGCGTGAACAACCCCAACCAGAGGACAACGCGGTGGAAAGACAAATAAGGGGGTAAGGCGTTCAAAATAGGACGCCACTTGAGCCGGGAAGAACGAAGAGAGGTAACGGCAGTGATCTCGTGGCACCTAGACGCATTTGCATGGACCGCGCAGACATGCCAGGTATCGACCCAGATTTCTTGAACCATCGCCTTACCATGGACACCAAGGTCCGCCCtgtgcggcaaagaaggaggaagttcaacaaAGAGCGATGCCTCGTTGTGAAGGAAGAGACTCAGAAGCTACTAAACGCtaggcacatcagggagatacaataccccgagtggctggccaacgtagTCCTAGTCAAGAAggcaaatgggaagtggaggatgtgcgtagacttcacagatctgaacaaggcatgcccgaaGGATTCGTACCCACTCCCCAACATTGACACATTAGTAGGCAGTgcctcgggctgcaagatgctgagtttcttggatgcattctcaggttacaatcagatcaagatgcatcccagggacgaaAGCAAAACGGCGTTTATGACAGATACATGTAGCTACTGTTATAAGGTAATGTCGTTTGGTTTgaaaaatgcaggcgccacctaccagagattgatggacaaaatccttgcaccaatgctagggagaaacgtgcaagcctacgtagacgacatggtggtgacctcgaGCGAGAGAGGGCGACacgcagctgatctggaagagttgttcgcCACCATATCAAAGTACCACCTAAAGTtgaacccagagaagtgcgtCTTCAGCGTAGAGGCAGGaaagttcctaggtttcatgctcacggaaagaggaatagaagcgaatcctgacaagtgtgcagccatcatcgccatgaggagccTAACTTcagtgaaggaagttcaacaacTAACGGGGCGAATGGCAGCATTATCGAGATTCGTATCAGCTGGTGGGGAAAAGGGGCACCACTATTTCCAATGCCTCAAAAGGAATAGTCGTTTTACGTGGACAGACGAGTGCGAAGCAGCGTttctcaagctgaaggagtacttggcgacgccacccgtgctttgcaagccacaaGTAGGCGTCCCCCTCCGCCTATACTTTGCAGTAACAGAGTGGGCCATTAGCTCTGTACTGGTCCAGGAACAAGACCAAGTACAGAAGCCAATATACTTCGTAAGCATggccttgcaaggcccagagTCAAGATACCAGTCACTAGAGAAGGCAGCACTGGCAGTAGTATTCTCAGCACGAAGGCTttgccactatttccatagtttcacggtggtggtaatgacgaACCTTCCCATCCAGAAGGTACTCCAAAAGCCAGACGTGGCCGGGaggatggtacgctgggcagtggaattgtcagaatttgacatctAGTATGAGCCCCGGGGATCAATCAAAGGCCAGGTCTATGCTGactttgtagcagaactttcagCAAGAGGAGATCCTCAAGAGGTGGAAGTAGGGGCACAGTGGATggatcttccaaccagcaagggagcgGTGCTGGAATAATCCTGGAAGGGCCTAATGGGGTATTAATCGAGCAGGCtttgcgcttcgccttcaaggaaagcaacaaccaggcggagtacgaggcgttgattgtcgggatgcttttggctaaagaaatgggtgctcagagcctcttggcaaagagtgactcacaaTTGGTCATAGGACAAGTAACAGGGGGGTACTaagcgaaggacccacagatggttGCGTATCTGAGGTACATCGAGGTGTTGAAAAGAGCCTTCGCtgcgtttgagctggtgcatgtccccagggagcaaaatgccagagctgacctgcttgccaagctggccagctcaggcaaggggggaaggcagaggaccgtAATACAGGAGACCTTCAAGACACCGCGAAAGTTCGTTGCAGACAATAGGGTAGACGTCCTTCACGTTAGTACAACGAGAGGAAaaccaaggagtcatcgctcgTTGAGTCAAGAGACGATGAGGGCACCTTGCATCAGTACTTATGTAGCCTCGAAAGATGAAGAAAGGGGTGTACAGGTATGCGCTTTGGAGGAAGGCGACACTtggatgaccccttacaggcgatacctggcggatgggatCCTCCCAGCAGAGCCAGAGGAGGACAAGAAGACTAAGAGGAACGCCGCCAGGTACACCTTAGTGGATGGGATATTGTTCAGGCATGGGTTTACGCACCCTATCTTgacgtgcgtaagcggcgacgagtgcaccaggataatggctgaacttcacgaaggtatttgtgggagccacgtgggaggaagatccttggcgtccaaggtgatacgtgcaggtttcttctggccaacagtaaggGAAGATTGTGTACGATACGCCCAGcattgcaagcagtgccagaggcatgccgattggcacaaggcgccggtAGAGGAGTtaagatccatatacagcctgTGGCCCTTCCACACCTGGGGAATTGATATCCTAGGCCCGTTTCCATTGgcaataaggcagatgaagtacctgattgttgccatcgagtacttcaccaagtggatagaagcagagccggtggcacagatcactgcccacaaggtacaacactttgtttggaaaaacattgtatgtcgttttggggtgccaaggcgtctcatttcaaacaatggcacccagttcgcgaGCCAGCAGTTGGGGAAGTTATGTAcagaagtgggaatcaagcaggtATTCgcgtcagtcgaacacccccagacaaatgggcaggtcgaataagcaaacagagttttgttgagaggattgaagcgcagattagagaaggctaaaggggcatgggcagaagaagtgccaaggattgtatgggcttaccacaccacgcctcaatcctccACAATGGAGACACCTTTCAGCCTAGTGTACGGATTggacgccatgatcccagtggagatacacgaaagctcgccccgtttcctaggtttcgtggcggaagagtccaacgaagaaaggagggtgaacctggacctgatAGATGAAGCTAGAGAAGAAGCAAAAATTAAGGCtgaggccgtgaagagaagagtggagcgacaATACAACTTTAAGGTGAAGATACGACAATTCCAGGTCGGGGAtttggtcatgaggaaggctcacccttacgagatagaaaataaattgtctcccaagtggactggaccgttcagagtaaCCAAGGCCAAAGGGAATGGGTCGTACAAGCTAGAGACTTTAGAAGGAGGCCCCATCCCATGTAGTTGGAACGCGGcaaatttgaagttttatttaagttaaGATTTTGTAAAAGGGGCACTCTTTTACcttctcgggggttttttaatgaggtcacccaaataaagaaatgGAAAGTTTAAGATATATTTGCCTTAGTTTTTCCTTGCCTTGTAAAATCAAAGATCAAATAGAAAGACAATAtcggcgtcgccaaggtaaggcgtcgcccagggtaaggcgtcgcccgaacaaggcgtcgccaaggtagggcgtcgcccgaacaaggcgtcgccaaggtaaggcgtcgccaggacgAGGCTTCGGCAAGAAAAGACGTCACCCAGAGAAGGCGTCGCTAAGATAGCAATGCCAAGATAAGGCAtcgccaggacaaggcgtcgccaaaagTAGGCGTCGCCACCAGATAATCAAGTGGAAGTCAAGCCTGGAGCGAAATAACAGGTATGCctgtataagttaaaatccgggcgcttactccttgagcaggggttaagggattcctttgggacgccccctcctcaagtatgaacagctagccccggtaccagatatcagtataagttaaaatctgggcgcttagtccttgagcaggggttaaaggattcctttgggacgcttcctcctcaagtatgaacagctagccccggtaccagatatcagtataagttaaaatccgggtgcttagtccttgagcaggggttaagggattcctttgggacgccccctcctcaggtacgaacagctagccccggtaccagatatcagttaaaatccgggtgcttactccttgagcaggggttaagggattcctttagga
This region includes:
- the LOC137838561 gene encoding uncharacterized protein produces the protein MAASKVEQERMRVDLAASQARNDELHRTNEELRRGWHGGDEPEVASPPREFTTPFSQAILETAIPNTFTRPKVTFTGVEDPEAHLTAFHTQMLLVGGSDATRCKLFMSTLTGMAMDWFISLPEGHITSFTQLSRLFREQYLANRAPNPVSYDLFDVKQFQGETLKEYISRFGAQVVKVGTTDEPMIVYAFRKGVRPGSFGKSLNCKFPKTFAEVRRRALEHIASEGEAYEKCMPAAPGRPRAQIRTQPARIHEAATERRNTYRKRTYEARRAPPRGRAEGRREGSRPLRHNFVVELKDLIVVPNIADRLRPPAKLDKILGPHKGSWCEFHEAFGHHINNCLALGYQLDELVKSGFLKDYLAGSTTTAATAVQEEGQAHEMPVHGEVHTISGGFSGEGPTASQRKKYVRSVNSVAEEFLDDPWESDLVFTRVDLRDVVPHDNDPVVISVVTAGRKVHRVLVDQGSSADVMFWTTFNKLQLSPDLFRPYTGCLYGFADNLVEVRGYLELRTTFTDGTASRTESIRYLVVNANSAYNILLGRPALNRLRAVPSTRHMKMKLPDLSGKVIVIKSDQEEARKCYENSLKTKKGVVMVIERSPVSGSSVELESVEEAMPTESTPDDASPIVAMPVDDACTKGRRRGASPMEEVSEEATPDEATPMEEDPVNESRPASVQREQPQPEDNAVERQIRG